The window TTGAAATTCTCCCTCTCATacccacacatagatacacacacacacacacacacacacacacacacacacacacacaaacacagaataaAGATTTGCATTTGTTGTGTtcaatataataaacaaatggtACAACACAGAATTTCTGTATGTATGGTATTTCTTGTTTTCAACTTTTATAGTAAATTCTTAGTGCTCTAAGAATGAGAAGCAagatcattttaattatttataggGGGTAAACTATCAATTTTACTCTAGAAATACTACTGATAGGTCAAAGTTCCATTTATTATAATTAACCATTActtatcttaaaaataacaaacaaatcaggaacttttctatatttttaagtgTTAGTCCTTCCTTTTAAGTAGCTGACATTAAAATCGTATTTAGAAATTCTAAGAAAATCACTTGTGTTGCTTTTGTGCCTGAGTTGAGGGTATTTTAATTTAGTGATGTCAAATAATAAGGAATGCTGCCTTTTGAATCTAACCTCAGAAAATTTACAACAAACAATGGACCACAAACTAGTAATTCATCATTGATCCAGACAGTCAGCATGTGTTTCTGTTCTTGCTTATgagtgaggtttttgttttgtttttatttgtataattttagaGTCATAAGTAGTTGTTTACTATTCTATCTCGGTGAGATTCTGTCTAAAATTCTGTCCTAGAAGTGATTCCTAtgattctcttttccttttagaaGGCTATTCTGTATATACTATTCTTTTTCTCAGAGAGAGCCAAAGAGGATCCAACACATAGTTCAAGCACATCAGTTCCAGTGAAAAATGGAAAATTAGGGTGTCAATTCAAGTTGATTTCACTTCCCATGACataaatattgataaaaatgagaaaatcttAAAATAGAAGCACAGATGTTTTAGGTATGTcctaaatgaaattttaatatttatttattcattaaatccCACTTAGATGACTACATACCACTTGTATTTCTTCACCACTTGTATTTCTTCACAGATAAACTTTTccaaatgctgaaaaaaaaacctccccAAACTCAGATCATAAAAGtcactacttttttttaattagatattttctttatttacatgtcaaatgatatctcctttcctggtttctcctctgaaaaataataataaaaaagttaccttttctctccctcctcccacttactggccctggcattcccctacactagggcatagaaccttcacaggaccaagggcctctcctcccattgatgactgattaggccatcctctgctatacatatgctgctggagccattagtcccaccatgtgtactctttggttgatggtttagtccctgggagctctgagggtactagttagttcatattgttgctcttcctaaggggctgcaaacccttcacctctttgggtcctttctctatctccttcactgcaagctggtacaaccactctggaaatcagtttggcgtttcctccagaaattggacatagtactaccagatgacccaactataccactcctgggcatatacccagaagatgctccaatatgtaataaagacacatgctccactatgcttatagcagccttatttataatagccagaaactagaaacaacccagatgtccctcaacagaggaatggatacagaaaatgtggtacatctacacaatggagtactactcagctattaaaaacaatgaatttattaaattcttagggaaatggatgtatctggagaatatcatcctgagtgaggtaacccagtcataaaagaacacacatggtatgcattcttgtaagtgggtattagcccagaagctcagaatacccaaaatacaatccacaaaccacaagaaaaagtCACTACTTTTATGCTGGCATTTTCAAAGGGATTCTACTTTTGTgctagagaatgagaagagacAAGATTTGAGAAACTAGCTTTGTGCTATGTTTCCATCCCATGGCATGTTAATCATATCTCAGCCCAACTATTTTATTCTTAGTAACAATGGTCCTTCTTACACTCATTTGAGTTTGCTATTTCTTTTGCATAGGATCAAATGTTCTTTAAATTCATAACACAATACCAATACTTTTGATCTATTTATGCATTACAATCAAGACTAGGAAAGTCATTTCTCATAAAATCTTAATTGTAGGAGGGCTAAATCTAGGCCCTGAGAGGATGCATTTTAACATAGAAGTCCTAATTGGTTCTACTGGTGCAAGGGACATCAAGGAAGGCAAATCCTGAAACTATAAGAATGAACTGGAGAAAGTTTCTAACTTTCACTGACCTCTGCATTTACAGATCTCAGTAATCTCTGAAAGTCTTTGCTATTTATATTGTTGTGTTGCTTGTGGGATTTTAATTTTGTGATGTGAACACTCCCACTGCATTGCTACAATGGAAAGCAAAGCTTAGACATTATGCAGCTATTCAGACTTGAGTCTGAATTACTGTTTTCATCTGTTTGTCTGCAGCCCATAAAACTTAAATGTGCTTTAACACAGTGAGACAGCAAAAGGACACGCTAACCTGTGGATTAAGCTTTCCAGCTCCCTTAGGTGACGTGTTCAGTGTAATGAAGTTGAAGAACAATAATCCACTGGGCACCTTGTTAGCAATTTACTAATCTTTGTGTTCATTTGCCCTAGAAACTGCCCTTGTGTTAAAAGAGTACATGAAGATCCTTTCACGGTGAAAGATATTCCTAGAAATGTTTCAAAGACTAAATAACTTCATCAGCAAATATTTAATACCTATAATTGCACCAAATGATATATCTGTGGATAAAGAGAAAGACAAGATGAAGTCCAGCAGCTCATGCACTGatacattatttaatatttgctAAAGGATCAAATTCCACCAAAATTCCATCAAGAATCACCATTGCTAATAACTGAACCTTGAATTTTATAACTATTTGTTTATATACTATCATAACTAATATCAAGTCCATGATGTGTATTAGTAGTTTctcagttgtgtgtgtatgtgtgtatgttcacgttgatatatacacatatgtgtgttagaggatgtgtgtgtgtgtgtgtgtgtgtgtgtatgatgttggTTGTCTTCATCAATTGATTCCATCTTGCTTTTTGAAACTAGATCTCTCATGGAACTGGACACTCACTAATTTAACTAGACTGCTTGTTCAGTCTGttgatctgtctacctctgcatCCTCAGATAGGATTATAGATGCACATTGCTGGGCCTAGACTTTCAAACGGGTTCTGAGGATACCAGCTCAGGTCCCCACATTTGTCTAGCATGTACTTAACCAATATACTATGCCCCTAGCTCTAGTGttctcaattattttaaaaggtaatcTGGTTTGTTTATTTCCAAGTTGATTTGTAGCTGACAATATCAATTAATCAGGTTGCTATCAAATATGCATGTTTAGTAGAGAAATAATTCATTTGATTACTCCCATTATTCAGCCCCTACAATTAGACATTTGCTATCAGCTGCTTGAAGTTATCTTCCACAGATTATTACCACAATAATTGCAGCAAATTATTGAagatcattattttaaattttaattattgatATTATGGGTATTTTGGAATGGATGTTGAGGAGAAAACCTtagtaaatataattattaaaaacagccaaataaaaaaaacagcCAAATATGCTAAAAtaggtaaaaatatatttttcatttattcacagTATGCATTTTATAAGTATGCAACCTTTAGATGCTGATTATATATGGTTTAAAACACTTATCACATAATACCAATAAATTACAAGATGAGGGCGTGTTGCATATCTGTGATCTATAGTGACCAAAATGAAGTCAGGAATATAGTCCCTGTCTACCCTTTGAGATAGTATTTGTTACATCATATTAAGATGAAGATTCAGCAGAATAACTTATCTTTGGTTTAATATCCAAAATTTCATGCTGTTTTGTCACAAAATTTAGGGATATTTGTAATTAGattaaaagagagagggagagacagagacagagagacagagagacagagaatgtgtaTATTAcccatcaaaataaaactttgctCTTATCATTAAAAATCACTGTTATTGGTTGAGTCTCTGTCTGCCCAGCATGCGAGGTCATACCCCGGAAGTAAGGAGGCCATGTTGACGGGTGACCCCGAAAGTGGTACTGAGCGAGAGTGGTACTGGGCGAGTCCTGAGGAAAAGTAGCGCGTGGCCCGTGGAGTGTGACGTTTAGTCCTTGTCAGTCCCCCTTGGCCCCGTGGAGCCGAGAGGCAGTGCTGCGTCTGTACAGGGCTCTGCTGCGCCAAGGCCGAGAGCTTCGCTACACTGACCGAGAGAGACTTCTGCTTTGCTTATGTCAGCCGAGAATTCAGGAAAAACCAGAAGCTTGAGGATCTGGAGAGCAGCAGCTGGAGAAGGGCCTGGTCGTCTTCCACAGCAAACTAGGAGGCCTTATTTAGGCCTTATAGGgaacctctctcttcccctcctacCCTGATTCCAAGAAGAGGACAAAGGTACCTTCAGTAGACCCTCCTGGCTCCTCCACACCACCTCACAGATGCATTAGGAAGCCTCAGGTGAGCAATGGCAGGCACTGGTGAGCGCAAAAACAAGAAGGATGACAATGGCATTGGCACGGCCATCGATTTTGTGCTCTCCAATGTCCGACTGGTGTTGGATGTGGGTGGAGCAGCCATATTGGGCATCGCCACACTGGCAGTTAAGCGGATAAGTTACTAATGGGCAATCAGTGCCCCTAACAGCCCCACCCGCCTAAGCCATTCAGggaagaggagctgggaggagccaAACTGGATGGGCTCTCCTCGACTATTGAACAAGAATATGAAGACAGGCCTGAGCCGGTCCCTGCAGACCCTTCCCATAGACTCCTCTGCCTTTGACACAGATACAATCTGCCCACCCTGGCCCAAACCCTTGGCCAGGAGGGGCCAGGTAGACTTGAAGAAGTCACGACTCCGCATGTCCATGCAGGAGAAACTTCTTTCTTACTATTGGAACCGGGCAGCCATCCCTGCTGGAGAGCAGGCTTGGGCCAAGCAAGCTGCGGTGGACATATGTACTGAGCTCTGGAGCTTCCTGCGGGCCAAGCTGCCTGAAATGCCACTCCGGGACATGTACTTGAGTGGCAGCCTCTATGATGATCTGCAGGTGGTGACAGCTGACCATATCCAACTCATTGTTCCCCTTGTGCTGGAGCAGAACCTGTGGTCGTGNNNNNNNNNNNNNNNNNNNNNNNNNNNNNNNNNNNNNNNNNNNNNNNNNNNNNNNNNNNNNNNNNNNNNNNNNNNNNNNNNNNNNNNNNNNNNNNNNNNNNNNNNNNNNNNNNNNNNNNNNNNNNNNNNNNNNNNNNNNNNNNNNNNNNNNNNNNNNNNNNNNNNNNNNNNNNNNNNNNNNNNNNNNNNNNNNNNNNNNNNNNNNNNNNNNNNNNNNNNNNNNNNNNNNNNNNNNNNNNNNNNNNNNNNNNNNNNNNNNNNNNNNNNNNNNNNNNNNNNNNNNNNNNNNNNNNNNNNNNNNNNNNNNNNNNNNNNNNNNNNNNNNNNNNNNNNNNNNNNNNNNNNNNNNNNNNNNNNNNNNNNNNNNNNNNNNNNNNNNNNNNNNNNNNNNNNNNNNNNNNNNNNNNNNNNNNNNNNNNNNNNNNNNNNNNNNNNNNNNNNNNNNNNNNNNNNNNNNNNNNNNNNNNNNNNNNNNNNNNNNNNNNNNNNNNNNNNNNNNNNNNNNNNNNNNNNNNNNNNNNNNNNNNNNNNNNNNNNNNNNNNNNNNNNNNNNNNNNNNNNNNNNNNNNNNNNNNNNNNNNNNNNNNNNNNNNNNNNNNNNNNNNNNNNNNNNNNNNNNNNNNNNNNNNNNNNNNNNNNNNNNNNNNNNNNNNNNNNNNNNNNNNNNNNNNNNNNNNNNNNNNNNNNNNNNNNNNNNNNNNNNNNNNNNNNNNNNNNNNNNNNNNNNNNNNNNNNNNNNNNNNNNNNNNNNNNNNNNNNNNNNNNNNNNNNNNNNNNNNNNNNNNNNNNNNNNNNNNNNNNNNNNNNNNNNNNNNNNNNNNNNNNNNNNNNNNNNNNNNNNNNNNNNNNNNNNNNNNNNNNNNNNNNNNNNNNNNNNNNNNNNNNNNNNNNNNNNNNNNNNNNNNNNNNNNNNNNNNNNNNNNNNNNNNNNNNNNNNNNNNNNNNNNNNNNNNNNNNNNNAAGCAACTCCTGTTTATCTGAGCTAAGAATTTTGAAGGTGGGGATGGTGCATTGACCCACACTGAGGTGCTTGGTGCAGCTATTTTATTGGAGGTTTACTGACATGCTTCTTTATGGCTATCGGTGAAAGCACAGGCCTAGGGTTCTGAAGCTGAGTTGGAGAGCCTTTGTGTTCCCATTGTTTCTACATATGGTCATCAAAGTCAGATGGGCAAGGCTTGGGCACTTCACAGGCAGCACCTCTAAGATGCTGGTTTCCCCTTAATTGCTGGTAGAAGGTGGCCCTGCTCTAGCCACAGAGGCCAAGGGAAGGCAAAGGAGGCAGTGT is drawn from Mastomys coucha isolate ucsf_1 unplaced genomic scaffold, UCSF_Mcou_1 pScaffold4, whole genome shotgun sequence and contains these coding sequences:
- the LOC116076548 gene encoding LOW QUALITY PROTEIN: mitochondrial dynamics protein MID51-like (The sequence of the model RefSeq protein was modified relative to this genomic sequence to represent the inferred CDS: substituted 1 base at 1 genomic stop codon), which encodes MAGTGERKNKKDDNGIGTAIDFVLSNVRLVLDVGGAAILGIATLAVKRISYXWAISAPNSPTRLSHSGKRSWEEPNWMGSPRLLNKNMKTGLSRSLQTLPIDSSAFDTDTICPPWPKPLARRGQVDLKKSRLRMSMQEKLLSYYWNRAAIPAGEQAWAKQAAVDICTELWSFLRAKLPEMPLRDMYLSGSLYDDLQVVTADHIQLIVPLVLEQNLWSIMFSLQVIFIYSYYLSISVVLVMYSVAVLALPNEGYTK